The following proteins are encoded in a genomic region of Micromonospora olivasterospora:
- a CDS encoding DUF2550 domain-containing protein, producing the protein MEIVEGIGIGLAAVLAALLILFVRRALVTRSGGIIRLSVRVSTILDGRGWSPGFGRFSGEELRWYRMFSFALRPKRVLSRKTLVVERRRLPEGQERLSMPADWVILRCSSQRVPVEIAMARSTVTGFLSWLEAAPPGAASPRLASQDWPAA; encoded by the coding sequence ATGGAGATCGTGGAGGGAATCGGCATCGGCCTCGCCGCCGTGCTCGCCGCTCTCCTGATCCTCTTCGTCCGGCGGGCACTGGTGACCCGCAGCGGCGGGATCATCCGACTCAGCGTCCGGGTCTCCACGATCCTCGACGGCCGGGGCTGGTCGCCCGGTTTCGGCCGCTTCTCCGGCGAAGAACTCCGCTGGTACCGGATGTTCAGCTTCGCTCTGCGCCCCAAGCGGGTGCTCTCCCGCAAGACGCTGGTCGTGGAGCGGCGGCGGCTGCCCGAGGGGCAGGAGCGGCTCTCCATGCCCGCCGACTGGGTGATCCTCCGCTGTAGCAGCCAGCGGGTGCCCGTGGAGATCGCCATGGCTCGCTCCACGGTCACCGGCTTCCTCTCCTGGCTCGAGGCCGCCCCGCCCGGGGCGGCCTCGCCGCGTCTGGCCTCCCAGGACTGGCCCGCGGCCTGA
- the atpD gene encoding F0F1 ATP synthase subunit beta, whose protein sequence is MTAPVETKTATGRVVRVIGPVVDAEFPRDGMPDLFNALHVDVTLSGGQKTLTLEVAQHLGDNLIRAISMQPTDGLVRGTEVRDTGSPIRVPVGDAVKGHVFNAIGECLNLTEGETLNADDHWGIHRKAPAFADLEPKTEMLETGIKVIDLLAPYVKGGKIGLFGGAGVGKTVLIQEMITRVARNFGGTSVFAGVGERTREGNDLIAEMTESGVIDKTALVYGQMDEPPGTRLRVALSALTMAEYFRDVQKQEVLLFIDNIFRFTQAGSEVSTLLGRMPSAVGYQPTLADEMGELQERITSVRGQAITSMQAIYVPADDYTDPAPATTFAHLDATTNLERSISDKGIYPAVDPLASSSRILAPEFVGAEHFAVATEVKRILQKYKDLQDIIAILGIEELSEEDKLVVGRARRIERFLSQNTYAAEQFTGVPGSTVPIKETIEAFKKISEGEYDHFPEQAFFMCGGLEDLERKAAELMKG, encoded by the coding sequence ATGACTGCCCCAGTAGAGACCAAGACGGCCACGGGTCGCGTGGTCCGGGTCATCGGCCCGGTCGTCGACGCCGAGTTCCCGCGCGACGGCATGCCGGACCTGTTCAACGCGCTGCACGTGGACGTGACCCTGTCCGGCGGCCAGAAGACGCTGACCCTGGAGGTCGCCCAGCACCTGGGCGACAACCTGATCCGCGCCATCTCGATGCAGCCGACCGACGGCCTGGTCCGTGGCACCGAGGTGCGCGACACCGGCTCGCCGATCCGGGTGCCGGTGGGCGACGCGGTCAAGGGCCACGTCTTCAACGCCATCGGCGAGTGCCTCAACCTCACCGAGGGCGAGACGCTCAACGCGGACGACCACTGGGGGATCCACCGCAAGGCCCCGGCCTTCGCGGACCTGGAGCCGAAGACCGAGATGCTGGAGACCGGCATCAAGGTCATCGACCTGCTCGCCCCGTACGTCAAGGGCGGCAAGATCGGCCTGTTCGGCGGCGCGGGCGTGGGCAAGACGGTGCTCATCCAGGAGATGATCACCCGCGTGGCCCGGAACTTCGGTGGCACGTCGGTGTTCGCCGGCGTGGGTGAGCGCACCCGTGAGGGCAACGACCTCATCGCCGAGATGACCGAGTCCGGCGTCATCGACAAGACGGCGCTGGTCTACGGCCAGATGGACGAGCCGCCGGGCACCCGGCTGCGGGTCGCCCTCTCCGCGCTGACCATGGCGGAGTACTTCCGCGACGTGCAGAAGCAGGAGGTGCTGCTCTTCATCGACAACATCTTCCGCTTCACCCAGGCGGGTTCCGAGGTCTCCACGCTGCTCGGCCGGATGCCGAGCGCCGTGGGTTACCAGCCGACCCTGGCCGACGAGATGGGCGAGCTCCAGGAGCGGATCACCTCCGTCCGGGGCCAGGCCATCACCTCGATGCAGGCGATCTACGTGCCGGCGGACGACTACACCGACCCCGCCCCGGCCACCACGTTCGCCCACCTCGACGCGACCACCAACCTGGAGCGGTCGATCTCCGACAAGGGCATCTACCCGGCCGTGGACCCGCTGGCGTCCTCGTCCCGGATCCTCGCCCCGGAGTTCGTCGGCGCCGAGCACTTCGCGGTCGCCACCGAGGTCAAGCGGATCCTGCAGAAGTACAAGGACCTGCAGGACATCATCGCCATCCTGGGCATCGAGGAGCTCTCCGAGGAGGACAAGCTCGTCGTCGGCCGGGCCCGGCGCATCGAGCGCTTCCTGTCGCAGAACACCTACGCCGCCGAGCAGTTCACCGGCGTGCCGGGCTCGACGGTCCCGATCAAGGAGACCATCGAGGCGTTCAAGAAGATCAGCGAGGGCGAGTACGACCACTTCCCCGAGCAGGCCTTCTTCATGTGCGGCGGTCTTGAGGACCTGGAGCGCAAGGCCGCGGAGCTGATGAAGGGCTAG
- a CDS encoding F0F1 ATP synthase subunit gamma, translating to MAAQVRVLRQRIRSAKGMKKITKAMELVATSRIAKAQARVEASLPYAQAITGVLTALASNARIDHPLLTPRERVRRAGVLLVTADRGLAGGYSSNAIRTAESLIARLRADGKEPVLYVIGRKGVQYYRFRDRPIEASWTGFSEQPGFADARTVGETLIKAFTAGADDTDGSAGADGVLGIDELHIVFTEFKSLMTQNPVTRIIGPMQVEDRPRSEGLLPAYEFEPEAEALLDALLPKYINTRIYAALLESAASESAARRRAMKSATDNAEEMIEKYTREMNSARQAGITQEISEIVGGANALAASGSEV from the coding sequence ATGGCGGCCCAGGTACGCGTTCTTCGTCAGCGGATCCGATCCGCTAAGGGGATGAAGAAGATCACCAAGGCGATGGAGCTCGTGGCGACGAGCCGGATCGCCAAGGCCCAGGCCCGGGTGGAGGCGTCCCTGCCGTACGCCCAGGCCATCACCGGCGTGCTCACGGCGCTGGCGTCCAACGCGCGGATCGACCACCCGCTGCTCACCCCGCGCGAGCGGGTGCGGCGGGCGGGCGTCCTGCTGGTGACCGCCGACCGTGGCCTCGCCGGTGGTTACAGCTCGAACGCGATCCGGACGGCGGAGTCGCTGATCGCCCGGCTGCGCGCCGACGGCAAGGAGCCGGTGCTCTACGTCATCGGGCGCAAGGGCGTGCAGTACTACCGGTTCCGGGACCGGCCGATCGAGGCGAGCTGGACGGGCTTCTCGGAGCAGCCGGGCTTCGCCGACGCCCGCACGGTCGGGGAGACGCTGATCAAGGCGTTCACCGCCGGGGCGGACGACACGGACGGCAGCGCGGGGGCGGACGGGGTGCTCGGGATCGACGAGCTGCACATCGTCTTCACCGAGTTCAAGTCCCTGATGACCCAGAACCCGGTGACGCGGATCATCGGCCCGATGCAGGTCGAGGACCGTCCGCGGTCCGAGGGCCTGCTCCCGGCGTACGAGTTCGAGCCGGAGGCGGAGGCGCTGCTCGACGCGCTGCTGCCGAAGTACATCAACACGCGGATCTACGCGGCGTTGCTGGAGTCGGCGGCCAGCGAGTCGGCGGCCCGGCGGCGGGCGATGAAGAGCGCCACCGACAACGCCGAAGAGATGATCGAGAAGTACACGCGTGAGATGAACTCGGCCCGCCAGGCCGGGATCACCCAGGAGATCAGCGAGATCGTCGGCGGCGCGAACGCGCTGGCCGCGTCGGGAAGTGAAGTGTGA
- a CDS encoding F0F1 ATP synthase subunit B: protein MFLLAAEGGESTHNPIIPLWQELVVGGIAFIVLCVVLMKFVFPRMEQTFQARVDAIEGGIKRAEAAQAEANQLLEQYRAQLAEARTDAARIRDDARADAEGIRQDILAKAREESDRIIAAGKEQLAAERATIVRELRTEVGTIAVDLASKIVGESLADEARRKGTVDRFLNDLESTGAR, encoded by the coding sequence ATGTTCCTGCTCGCCGCTGAGGGTGGTGAATCCACCCACAACCCGATCATCCCGCTCTGGCAGGAGCTGGTGGTCGGTGGCATCGCCTTCATCGTGCTCTGCGTCGTGCTGATGAAGTTCGTCTTCCCCCGCATGGAGCAGACGTTCCAGGCCCGCGTCGATGCGATCGAGGGTGGCATCAAGCGCGCCGAGGCCGCCCAGGCCGAGGCCAACCAGCTCCTCGAGCAGTACCGGGCCCAGCTCGCCGAGGCGCGGACCGACGCCGCCCGGATCCGGGACGACGCCCGCGCCGACGCCGAGGGCATCCGCCAGGACATCCTCGCCAAGGCGCGGGAGGAGTCCGACCGGATCATCGCGGCCGGCAAGGAGCAGCTCGCCGCCGAGCGGGCCACCATCGTGCGCGAGCTGCGCACGGAGGTCGGCACGATCGCGGTCGACCTGGCCAGCAAGATCGTCGGTGAGTCGCTGGCCGACGAGGCCCGCCGCAAGGGCACCGTCGACCGGTTCCTGAACGACCTCGAGAGCACGGGGGCCCGCTGA
- a CDS encoding LCP family protein: MIVGKAGKDGRRRKPSGWALVPRWARVCTVFGAVLMLLSGTMLVGYEALLSRYEGAIGKGDLFGDQAAGAQQRKTDLKGPLNILLVGIDPRNPETPPLADSIMVLHVPAELDRAYLFSMPRDLRVEIPKFSKAEFHGGTDKLNAAMSYGSRVPGQNPDAARGFELLAMTVQQVTGIDRFDAGAIINFTGFQKIVDAMGGVDMYIEREVRSEHREPSGVHRKGNPNGEGYIGPQAVYQKGDQHLSGWQALDYVRQRYPKNGVPDADYGRQRHQQQFIKAMVDQAFSADVVANPIKLDNVLRAAGQSLIFNGRGNSVVDFALALKNIRSSNVELIKLPGTSIGAGRAYKGERLLPLAEDFFAALREERLDQFLLEHPDFRNKTK; encoded by the coding sequence ATGATCGTGGGTAAGGCCGGCAAGGACGGCAGGAGGAGGAAACCGTCCGGGTGGGCGCTCGTCCCGCGTTGGGCGCGGGTGTGCACGGTGTTCGGCGCCGTGCTCATGCTGCTCAGCGGCACGATGCTGGTGGGCTACGAGGCGCTGCTGTCGCGCTACGAGGGCGCGATCGGCAAGGGCGACCTCTTCGGCGACCAGGCCGCGGGTGCCCAGCAGCGCAAGACCGACCTCAAGGGCCCACTCAACATCCTGCTGGTCGGCATCGACCCGCGCAACCCGGAGACCCCGCCGCTGGCCGACTCGATCATGGTGCTGCACGTGCCGGCCGAGCTCGACCGCGCGTACCTGTTCTCGATGCCGCGGGATCTGCGGGTGGAGATCCCGAAGTTCAGCAAGGCGGAGTTCCACGGCGGCACCGACAAGCTCAACGCCGCCATGTCGTACGGCAGCCGGGTCCCGGGTCAGAACCCGGACGCCGCGCGAGGCTTCGAGCTGCTGGCCATGACAGTGCAGCAGGTGACCGGGATCGACCGGTTCGACGCGGGCGCGATCATCAACTTCACCGGCTTCCAGAAGATCGTCGACGCGATGGGCGGCGTCGACATGTACATCGAGCGCGAGGTGCGCTCCGAGCACCGGGAGCCGAGCGGGGTGCACCGCAAGGGCAACCCGAACGGTGAGGGCTACATCGGCCCGCAGGCGGTCTACCAGAAGGGCGACCAGCACCTGAGCGGGTGGCAGGCGCTGGACTACGTCCGGCAGCGTTACCCGAAGAACGGCGTCCCGGACGCCGACTACGGCCGGCAGCGCCACCAGCAGCAGTTCATCAAGGCGATGGTCGACCAGGCGTTCAGCGCCGACGTGGTGGCCAACCCGATCAAGCTGGACAACGTGCTCCGGGCCGCCGGGCAGTCGCTGATCTTCAATGGCCGGGGTAACAGCGTCGTCGACTTCGCGCTCGCGCTGAAGAACATCCGCTCTAGCAACGTCGAGCTGATCAAGCTGCCGGGGACGAGCATCGGCGCCGGCCGGGCGTACAAGGGCGAGCGGTTGCTGCCGCTCGCGGAGGACTTCTTCGCCGCACTGCGGGAAGAACGGCTGGACCAGTTCCTTCTGGAGCACCCGGACTTCCGCAACAAGACCAAGTAG
- the atpA gene encoding F0F1 ATP synthase subunit alpha, which translates to MAELTISTEEIRGALERYVSSYSTAVSREEVGTVADAGDGIAHVEGLPSTMTNELLEFEDGTLGVALNLDVREIGVVVLGDFGGIEEGQRVKRTERVLSVPVGDAFLGRVVNALGQPIDGLGDIANEGYRELELQAPNVMSRQSVSEPMQTGLKAVDAMTPIGRGQRQLIIGDRKTGKTTVALDTILNQRDNWRSGDPKKQVRCIYVAIGQKASTIASIKGTLEEAGAMEYTTIVASPASDPAGFKYLAPYTGSSIGQHWMYGGKHVLIVFDDLSKQAEAYRAVSLLLRRPPGREAYPGDVFYLHSRLLERCAKLSDELGGGSMTGLPIIETKANDISAFIPTNVISITDGQIFLETDLFNQGVRPAINVGTSVSRVGGAAQVKPMRKVSGSLRLNLAQYRELEAFAAFASDLDKASRAQLERGSRLVELLKQPNYSPYPVQEQVVSVWAGTEGKLDDIPVGEIKRFESEFLQYLRHKHEGVLAGIADFKWDDEIIASLDAAITEFKKLFLGKEDEPRINEAPAAPMEGEENRESVTRYRDTAEKQ; encoded by the coding sequence ATGGCCGAGCTGACCATCTCGACGGAGGAGATCCGCGGCGCCCTGGAGCGCTACGTCTCCTCCTACTCGACCGCCGTCTCCCGTGAGGAGGTCGGCACCGTCGCCGACGCCGGCGACGGCATCGCCCACGTCGAGGGCCTCCCCTCGACCATGACCAACGAGCTCCTGGAGTTCGAGGACGGCACGCTCGGCGTGGCGCTGAACCTCGACGTCCGGGAGATCGGTGTCGTCGTCCTCGGTGACTTCGGCGGGATCGAGGAGGGGCAGCGCGTCAAGCGCACCGAGCGCGTGCTCTCCGTGCCGGTCGGCGACGCCTTCCTCGGCCGCGTGGTCAACGCGCTCGGCCAGCCGATCGACGGCCTCGGCGACATCGCCAACGAGGGCTACCGCGAGCTGGAGCTCCAGGCCCCGAACGTGATGTCCCGGCAGTCCGTCTCCGAGCCGATGCAGACCGGCCTCAAGGCCGTCGACGCCATGACCCCGATCGGCCGGGGCCAGCGGCAGCTGATCATCGGCGACCGAAAGACCGGCAAGACCACCGTCGCGCTGGACACCATCCTCAACCAGCGGGACAACTGGCGCTCCGGCGACCCGAAGAAGCAGGTCCGCTGCATCTACGTCGCCATCGGCCAGAAGGCCTCCACGATCGCCTCGATCAAGGGCACGCTGGAGGAGGCCGGCGCGATGGAGTACACCACCATCGTCGCCTCCCCGGCCTCCGACCCGGCCGGCTTCAAGTACCTCGCCCCGTACACCGGCTCGTCCATCGGGCAGCACTGGATGTACGGCGGCAAGCACGTCCTGATCGTCTTCGACGACCTGAGCAAGCAGGCCGAGGCGTACCGGGCCGTGTCGCTGCTGCTGCGCCGCCCGCCGGGCCGCGAGGCGTACCCGGGTGACGTCTTCTACCTGCACTCCCGGCTGCTGGAGCGCTGCGCCAAGCTCTCCGACGAGCTGGGCGGCGGCTCGATGACCGGCCTGCCGATCATCGAGACGAAGGCCAACGACATCTCGGCCTTCATCCCGACCAACGTCATCTCCATCACCGACGGCCAGATCTTCCTCGAGACCGACCTGTTCAACCAGGGCGTCCGGCCGGCCATCAACGTCGGCACCTCGGTCTCCCGGGTCGGCGGCGCCGCCCAGGTGAAGCCGATGCGGAAGGTCTCCGGTTCGCTGCGGCTCAACCTGGCCCAGTACCGCGAGCTGGAGGCGTTCGCGGCCTTCGCCTCGGACCTGGACAAGGCGTCCCGCGCCCAGCTGGAGCGTGGCTCCCGGCTGGTCGAGCTGCTGAAGCAGCCGAACTACTCGCCGTACCCGGTGCAGGAGCAGGTCGTCTCCGTCTGGGCCGGCACCGAGGGCAAGCTCGACGACATCCCGGTCGGCGAGATCAAGCGCTTCGAGTCGGAGTTCCTCCAGTACCTGCGCCACAAGCACGAGGGCGTGCTGGCGGGGATCGCCGACTTCAAGTGGGACGACGAGATCATCGCCTCGCTGGACGCCGCGATCACCGAGTTCAAGAAGCTCTTCCTGGGCAAGGAGGACGAGCCTCGGATCAACGAGGCGCCGGCCGCCCCCATGGAGGGCGAGGAGAACCGCGAGTCGGTGACCCGCTACCGCGACACCGCCGAGAAGCAGTAG
- a CDS encoding VOC family protein codes for MHHVEVWVPDLPGAIRSWGWLLRELGWTPHQDWPAGRSWRLGPTYLVLEESPALSGRNHDRLAPGLNHLAFHAGPPAAVDRLVAAAPRHGWSLLFPDRHPYAGGPQTYAAYLANDQGYEVELVASPT; via the coding sequence CTGCACCACGTCGAGGTCTGGGTGCCGGACCTGCCCGGGGCGATCCGCAGCTGGGGCTGGCTGCTGCGCGAGCTGGGCTGGACCCCGCACCAGGACTGGCCCGCCGGCCGTTCGTGGCGGCTCGGTCCGACGTACCTCGTGCTGGAGGAGTCCCCGGCGCTGTCCGGACGAAACCACGATCGGCTCGCCCCCGGCCTGAACCACCTCGCCTTCCACGCCGGGCCGCCCGCCGCGGTGGACCGGCTCGTCGCGGCCGCTCCGCGTCACGGCTGGTCACTGCTCTTCCCGGACCGCCACCCGTACGCGGGCGGTCCGCAGACGTACGCCGCGTACCTCGCGAACGACCAGGGCTACGAGGTGGAACTGGTGGCCTCCCCCACCTGA
- the murA gene encoding UDP-N-acetylglucosamine 1-carboxyvinyltransferase, which produces MTHSLRIPDLTIPMRPEQGRLEQGPPEQSRPAGVGPGDAGDPAVNDVDVIRVAGNARLGGTVHVVGAKNSALKLMAAALLAPGRSVITNVPRITDIAIMGEVLRRLGCGVRFDADDPVDPMVARGGVARSRSVTIDVPEQPGAEADYDLVRRLRASICVLGPLLARRGYVRVAHPGGDAIGSRGLDMHISGLTRMGADISGEHGFVIADAPDGLHGADIVLDFPSVGATENLVMAAVLARGTTVIDNAAREPEIVDICSMLIRMGARIEGEGTSTLRIEGVSELRPVRHATVGDRIVAGTWAFGAAMTRGDVTVTGIDPAFLEVALDKLVCAGGLVETREGAFRVRMADRPRAVDVVTLPYPGFATDLLPMAIGLATVSEGASLITENIFDGRFMFANEMMRLGADIKTDGHHAVVRGRDRLSGAPVRATDIRAGAGLIIAGLCADGVTEVSHVHHVDRGYPDFVADLRALGVEVERGTVPDEPALEI; this is translated from the coding sequence ATGACGCACAGCCTACGGATCCCGGACCTGACCATCCCGATGCGGCCGGAGCAGGGCCGGCTGGAGCAGGGTCCACCGGAGCAGAGCCGGCCGGCCGGCGTCGGCCCCGGGGACGCCGGCGACCCGGCGGTCAACGACGTCGATGTCATCCGGGTGGCCGGTAACGCCCGGCTCGGCGGGACGGTGCACGTCGTCGGGGCGAAGAACTCCGCGCTCAAGCTCATGGCCGCCGCGCTGCTCGCGCCGGGGCGAAGCGTGATCACCAACGTCCCCCGGATCACGGACATCGCCATCATGGGGGAGGTGCTGCGCCGGCTGGGCTGCGGCGTACGGTTCGACGCCGACGACCCGGTCGACCCGATGGTGGCCCGGGGCGGGGTGGCCCGCTCCCGGTCGGTCACCATCGACGTGCCGGAGCAGCCGGGCGCGGAGGCCGACTACGACCTGGTACGCCGGCTGCGGGCGTCGATCTGCGTGCTCGGCCCTCTGCTGGCGCGGCGGGGGTACGTGCGGGTGGCCCACCCCGGCGGGGACGCCATCGGCTCCCGGGGGCTGGACATGCACATCTCGGGGCTGACCCGGATGGGCGCCGACATCTCCGGCGAGCACGGCTTCGTCATCGCCGACGCCCCGGACGGGCTGCACGGCGCGGACATCGTCCTCGATTTCCCCAGCGTCGGCGCCACCGAGAACCTGGTGATGGCCGCGGTGCTGGCCCGGGGCACGACGGTGATCGACAACGCGGCCCGGGAGCCGGAGATCGTCGACATCTGCTCGATGCTGATCCGGATGGGCGCCCGCATCGAGGGGGAGGGCACCTCCACCCTGCGCATCGAGGGGGTGTCCGAGCTGCGGCCGGTGCGGCACGCGACCGTGGGGGACCGGATCGTCGCCGGGACCTGGGCGTTCGGCGCCGCGATGACCCGGGGCGACGTGACCGTGACCGGCATCGACCCGGCGTTCCTGGAGGTCGCGCTGGACAAGCTGGTCTGCGCCGGCGGCCTGGTCGAGACCCGCGAGGGCGCCTTCCGGGTACGGATGGCGGACCGCCCGAGGGCGGTGGACGTGGTGACCCTGCCGTACCCGGGCTTCGCCACCGACCTGCTGCCGATGGCGATCGGGCTCGCCACGGTGAGCGAGGGGGCGTCCCTGATCACCGAGAACATCTTCGACGGCCGGTTCATGTTCGCCAACGAGATGATGCGGTTGGGCGCGGACATCAAGACCGACGGCCATCACGCCGTTGTCCGGGGGCGGGACCGGCTCTCCGGCGCGCCCGTCCGGGCCACCGACATCCGGGCCGGCGCAGGGCTGATCATCGCCGGGTTGTGCGCCGACGGGGTCACCGAGGTCTCCCACGTGCACCACGTCGACCGCGGCTACCCGG
- a CDS encoding F0F1 ATP synthase subunit epsilon, translating to MAQQLHVELVAVEEKVWSGEAEMVVARTTEGELGVLPGHAPLLGQLAEPGQVRIKLPGGEQVSYEVAGGFLSVSSQGVTVLAETATPVSAAQSR from the coding sequence GTGGCACAGCAGCTTCACGTCGAGCTCGTAGCCGTCGAGGAGAAGGTCTGGTCCGGCGAGGCCGAGATGGTCGTCGCCCGGACGACCGAGGGTGAGCTGGGCGTGCTGCCGGGGCACGCGCCCCTGCTCGGCCAGCTCGCCGAGCCCGGCCAGGTCCGGATCAAGCTCCCCGGCGGCGAGCAGGTGTCGTACGAGGTGGCCGGCGGCTTCCTCTCGGTGAGCAGCCAGGGCGTAACGGTCCTGGCCGAGACCGCCACCCCCGTCTCCGCCGCGCAGAGTCGCTGA
- a CDS encoding ATP synthase F0 subunit C: MDVLAAVEGSTAAIGYGLAAIGPGIGVGLVFAAYIQSTARQPESSRITLPYVWIGFAVIEALALLGIAFGFIWQGNL, encoded by the coding sequence ATGGACGTTCTCGCCGCGGTAGAGGGCAGCACCGCCGCCATCGGCTACGGCCTCGCGGCCATCGGCCCGGGCATCGGTGTCGGCCTGGTCTTCGCCGCCTACATCCAGTCGACCGCCCGCCAGCCGGAGTCGTCGCGGATCACCCTGCCGTACGTCTGGATCGGCTTCGCCGTCATCGAGGCGCTCGCGCTGCTCGGCATCGCCTTCGGCTTCATCTGGCAGGGCAACCTCTAA
- a CDS encoding cob(I)yrinic acid a,c-diamide adenosyltransferase, with protein sequence MAVHLTRIYTRAGDAGTTRLNNNEEVAKTDPRIAAYADVDECNAAIGVAIALGQLDDELRAVLGSIQNDLFDVGADLATPVEPDPKYPPLRVTEEYVQRLEGWCDEYNERLAKLDSFILPGGTPGAALLHVARTVARRAERAAWALVTHDPDRTSTLPAKYLNRLSDLLFILSRTANPAGDVLWVPGGQR encoded by the coding sequence ATGGCCGTCCACCTCACGCGCATCTACACCAGGGCCGGCGACGCCGGCACGACCAGGCTGAACAACAACGAAGAGGTCGCGAAGACCGATCCGCGGATCGCCGCGTACGCCGACGTGGACGAGTGCAACGCGGCCATCGGGGTCGCGATCGCGCTCGGGCAACTCGACGACGAGCTGCGCGCGGTGCTGGGGTCGATCCAGAACGACCTGTTCGACGTCGGCGCCGACCTGGCCACGCCGGTCGAGCCGGACCCGAAGTACCCGCCGCTGCGGGTGACCGAGGAATACGTGCAGCGCCTTGAGGGCTGGTGCGACGAGTACAACGAGCGCCTGGCCAAGCTCGACTCCTTCATCCTGCCCGGCGGGACGCCGGGCGCGGCGCTGCTGCACGTGGCACGGACGGTCGCCCGGCGGGCCGAGCGCGCGGCGTGGGCACTGGTGACCCACGATCCTGACCGGACCAGCACACTTCCGGCAAAGTATCTCAACCGGCTCTCCGATCTGCTCTTCATCCTGTCAAGAACGGCAAATCCGGCGGGCGACGTGCTATGGGTCCCGGGCGGTCAGCGCTGA
- a CDS encoding F0F1 ATP synthase subunit delta gives MQAASRESYQAATGRLAAYARGAEPSAVATTADDLLAVAGLLRREPRLRRALSDPARPGSDRAGLLSGMLQGKIGADALDLLTALVSDRWSAPSELLDGAERLGVEALLASADAAGDLGEVEDELFRFGQVVAGEPALSAAFADPIAPAEQRAGLARELLAGKARPVTVRLVEVALGGFGGRSFTGSLTRLVELAADRRDRQVAYVTVAAPLSDEDERRLGARLSAMYGREVSVKQTVDPSILGGVSVRVGSDLYDGTVLRRLNETRNALAKR, from the coding sequence ATGCAGGCCGCCAGCCGGGAGTCGTACCAGGCCGCGACCGGGCGCCTGGCGGCGTACGCGCGGGGTGCGGAGCCGTCGGCGGTGGCCACCACCGCCGACGACCTGCTCGCCGTCGCCGGCCTGCTGCGGCGCGAGCCGCGGCTGCGCCGGGCGCTGTCCGACCCGGCCCGGCCGGGATCGGACCGCGCCGGGCTGCTCTCCGGGATGCTCCAGGGCAAGATCGGCGCGGACGCGCTCGACCTGCTCACCGCGCTGGTGTCCGACCGCTGGTCGGCGCCGTCGGAGCTGCTCGACGGCGCCGAGCGGCTGGGCGTGGAGGCGCTGCTCGCCAGCGCCGACGCGGCCGGCGACCTCGGCGAGGTCGAGGACGAGCTGTTCCGCTTCGGTCAGGTGGTCGCCGGCGAGCCCGCGCTCTCCGCGGCGTTCGCCGACCCGATCGCCCCGGCCGAGCAGCGGGCCGGGCTGGCCCGCGAGCTGCTGGCCGGCAAGGCCCGCCCGGTCACCGTCCGCCTCGTCGAGGTGGCGCTGGGCGGGTTCGGCGGGCGATCGTTCACCGGCTCGCTCACCCGGCTGGTCGAGCTCGCCGCCGACCGGCGGGACCGGCAGGTCGCGTACGTCACCGTGGCGGCCCCGTTGAGTGACGAGGACGAGCGCCGCCTGGGTGCCCGGCTCTCCGCGATGTACGGTCGGGAGGTCTCCGTCAAGCAGACGGTCGACCCCTCGATCCTCGGTGGCGTCAGCGTCCGGGTTGGCTCCGACCTGTACGACGGCACCGTCCTGCGCCGCCTCAACGAGACCCGCAACGCGCTCGCCAAGCGCTGA